A genome region from Cucurbita pepo subsp. pepo cultivar mu-cu-16 chromosome LG02, ASM280686v2, whole genome shotgun sequence includes the following:
- the LOC111785415 gene encoding uncharacterized protein LOC111785415 — MEKTTVKLSVLAKSQRVPTFASSLNPKSGNQSPELDLRQTLSSRRDSRRRIRNLSLIKRKLAQSGQRSRPQTPLLKWKVEERVDGEGEGDEDEKKSESENGGKDLRRMSRERDVNVSARKLAAGFWRFQKPEVSADGGGRGLRRTKEQGIGFQPVAGHVRVPILRHHNNNILSNETRDLLQSQPSTSGMRNGVLCKLEPFFQFSNSVMEGATKWDPIGSKISDERGHIYNQTELLDQQMSLVSVICALQAELKQARVHILELETERHVSKKKLKSFLRKVDKEKTAWRMREHEKIRVFIESIRTELNHERKNRRGAEHFNSKLVHELADAKSLVKQLMQDYEEERKERVLIEQVCEELAKEIGDDKAEIEASKRESAKLREEAEEERKMLQLAEVWREERVQMKLVDAKVAVEEKYSQMNRLVSDLENFLRSRGAISDIKEMREAILLGQAASAVNVQDIKQLSYQPSKPDDIFSILEGLNFDENQEKEVNPYGSYSPATEIPKAGTTSPDLTVDAAKRVDGTLMASHACIDQNGDIDDESGWETVSQVEDQDSSYSLEGCTIPPAANKNCKKSSISGSGSGTDWETTINISEVYSELVKKSKKVSNLTKRLWKSGHNNGRGDIKTIPVKESNGIASSPEAESGNGGSSPDFIGRWSSFDLSDARIARQRKVQINVKESQKLQLRHALKQKI; from the exons ATGGAGAAGACGACGGTGAAGCTGTCGGTGTTGGCGAAATCTCAACGGGTTCCTACATTCGCTTCTTCGCTCAATCCGAAGTCGGGGAACCAATCGCCGGAATTGGATCTTCGGCAGACGTTAAGTTCACGGAGGGATTCTCGGCGGAGGATCCGAAATCTTTCGTTGATTAAGAGGAAATTGGCGCAGTCCGGGCAGAGGAGTCGGCCGCAGACTCCGCTTCTGAAGTGGAAGGTCGAGGAGAGAGTCGATGGTGAAGGTGAGGGAGACGAGGACGAGAAGAAGTCGGAATCGGAGAACGGAGGGAAAGATCTTCGGAGGATGAGTCGGGAAAGAGACGTGAATGTATCGGCAAGGAAGCTCGCTGCTGGTTTTTGGCGGTTTCAGAAGCCGGAGGTGAGCGCTGATGGAGGAGGGAGAGGTTTGAGACGAACGAAGGAGCAGGGGATCGGATTTCAG CCAGTTGCTGGCCATGTTCGAGTTCCAATTCTCCGCCATCATAACAACAACATATTAAGTAACGAAACAAGGGATCTGTTACAGAGCCAACCATCAACTTCTGGTATGAGAAATGGCGTTCTGTGCAAG CTTGAGCCGTTCTTTCAATTCTCCAACTCAGTTATGGAGGGGGCAACTAAATGGGACCCTATCGGCTCGAAAATTTCAGATGAAAGGGGCCATATTTACAATCAAACAGAGCTTCTTGACCAACAAATGAGCCTGGTTTCGGTTATATGTGCACTTCAAGCTGAACTAAAGCAGGCACGGGTGCACATTTTGGAACTCGAAACTGAACGCCATGTATCGAAAAAGAAGCTCAAGAGCTTCTTGAGAAAGGTTGATAAGGAGAAGACTGCTTGGCGTATGAGGGAACATGAGAAAATCCGTGTATTCATAGAAAGTATCAGAACCGAGTTGaaccatgaaagaaaaaaccgaAGAGGAGCAGAACATTTCAATTCAAAACTGGTTCATGAGCTAGCTGATGCCAAGTCTTTGGTGAAGCAGTTGATGCAGGactatgaagaagaaagaaaagaaagggtgTTGATTGAACAAGTGTGTGAAGAGCTTGCTAAAGAGATTGGAGACGACAAGGCGGAAATCGAGGCGTCAAAGAGAGAATCTGCGAAACTTAGAGAGGAAgcagaagaagagagaaagatgtTGCAGTTAGCAGAAGTATGGCGCGAAGAGCGCGTTCAAATGAAGCTGGTCGACGCCAAGGTGGCTGTAGAAGAGAAGTACTCTCAAATGAATAGGCTTGTTTCAGATCTAGAAAACTTCCTAAGATCAAGGGGAGCAATCTCAGATATTAAGGAGATGAGAGAAGCTATATTACTAGGACAGGCTGCTTCTGCAGTGAACGTTCAAGACATAAAGCAGTTATCTTACCAACCTTCTAAGCCAGATGATATTTTCTCCATCCTTGAAGGACTTAACTTTGATGAAAACCAAGAAAAGGAGGTTAATCCATATGGTTCTTACAGTCCAGCTACCGAGATCCCGAAAGCTGGAACAACGAGCCCCGACTTAACTGTGGATGCAGCTAAACGGGTGGATGGCACCCTGATGGCCTCACATGCGTGTATTGATCAGAATGGCGACATAGACGACGAGAGTGGATGGGAAACAGTGAGCCAAGTTGAGGATCAGGACTCGAGTTATTCACTGGAAGGATGCACAATACCACCTGCTGCTAATAAGAATTGCAAAAAGAGTAGCATCTCAGGCTCAGGGAGTGGAACAGACTGGGAAACAACAATCAACATCAGTGAAGTCTATTCAGAACTTgtaaagaaatcaaagaaagtaTCAAACTTAACAAAGAGGCTATGGAAATCCGGTCATAATAACGGTCGGGGGGACATCAAGACGATACCAGTAAAGGAGTCGAATGGGATAGCATCATCACCAGAAGCAGAATCAGGCAATGGCGGGTCTAGTCCAGATTTTATTGGTCGGTGGAGTTCCTTCGACTTAAGTGACGCTCGAATAGCTCGACAGAGGAAAGTCCAGATTAATGTGAAAGAAAGTCAGAAACTGCAGCTAAGGCATGCCCTTAAACAGAAGATATAG
- the LOC111785429 gene encoding ubiquitin thioesterase OTU1, whose amino-acid sequence MEGTILRRVIPSDNSCLFNAVGYVMDHDKDKATELRQVIAATVASDPTRYSEAFLGKPNEEYCAWILDSEKWGGAIELSILSEYYGREIAAYDIQTTRCDLYGQEKKYSERVLLIYDGLHYDALVMSPFEGAPEEFDQTIFSVNRNRSIGPIEERALHFVKEQQRKRSFTDTANFTLRCGVCQIGVIGQTEAVEHAKATGHVNFQEYR is encoded by the exons ATGGAAGGTACAATTCTTAGAAGGGTTATTCCATCAGATAACAGTTGCCTCTTCAATGCTGTTGG TTATGTTATGGACCACGACAAAGACAAGGCTACCGAGCTAAGACAG GTCATAGCTGCAACAGTAGCTAGTGATCCAACAAGGTATTCTGAAGCGTTTCTTGGAAAGCCAAATGAGGAGTACTGTGCTTGGATTCTTGATTCAGAGAAGTGGGGAG GTGCCATTGAGCTTTCGATACTATCCGAATATTATGGACGTGAAATTGCAGCATACGACATCCAGACGACACGATGTGATTTGTATGGTCAG GAAAAGAAGTATTCAGAAAGGGTTCTGCTGATATATGACGGACTCCACTATGATGCTTTAGTT ATGTCTCCATTTGAGGGAGCTCCAGAAGAATTTGATCAGACCATATTTTCTGTGAATAGAAACAGGAGCATTGGGCCCATTGAGGAGAGAGCTCTTCATTTTGTAAAAGAGCAGCAAAG GAAACGGAGCTTCACCGACACCGCCAACTTCACTCTGCGCTGTGGGGTTTGCCAAATTGGAGTCATCGGCCAAACG GAGGCTGTAGAACACGCAAAAGCAACGGGTCATGTCAACTTTCAGGAGTATAGATGA